The Methanoplanus sp. FWC-SCC4 genome has a window encoding:
- a CDS encoding 50S ribosomal protein L3, with product MAEISRPRRGSLAYSPRKRAKSQVPKYKSWPEYEGEPKLQGFAGYKVGMTHIVMVDDHKNSPSEGKDITVPVTIVEIPPMKVVAVRAYAKDTYGKHAFSEVWAENVDEALKGRIAIPKNNNSADNTQKIRDAIANERVSDIFALMYTQPAALTGVPKKVPDLMEVRVAGGSMEARLEFATGLFGSEIELDAVAEEGQYIDVTAVTTGKGTNGPVKRWGIQTRKGKHSVGGKKRHIGNLGPWTPHHVRWQVPQMGQMGYQQRTEFNKRILKLGTEPESINPDGGFLHYGLVRGKYIAIKGSVPGPVKRLVRIRPAIRIRGHVDRVPSISYVSTMSKQG from the coding sequence ATGGCCGAAATATCCAGACCACGCAGAGGATCTCTTGCATACAGTCCCCGCAAGCGTGCAAAGAGCCAGGTACCAAAATACAAATCCTGGCCTGAGTACGAAGGGGAGCCAAAACTGCAGGGATTTGCCGGATACAAAGTGGGTATGACGCATATTGTAATGGTTGATGACCACAAAAACAGCCCAAGTGAGGGCAAGGACATCACAGTACCTGTTACAATTGTCGAAATTCCACCCATGAAGGTTGTTGCAGTGCGTGCATACGCTAAGGATACATACGGAAAGCATGCATTCTCAGAAGTGTGGGCAGAAAATGTCGACGAAGCACTCAAAGGACGCATTGCAATTCCAAAGAACAACAACAGTGCAGATAACACTCAGAAAATCCGTGACGCTATCGCAAACGAGAGAGTCTCTGACATTTTTGCATTAATGTACACTCAGCCGGCAGCGCTTACCGGTGTTCCAAAGAAAGTTCCGGACTTAATGGAAGTCCGTGTTGCCGGCGGAAGCATGGAAGCACGCCTCGAATTTGCAACAGGACTCTTTGGTTCAGAAATTGAACTGGATGCAGTTGCAGAAGAAGGCCAGTACATAGACGTTACAGCAGTAACAACAGGTAAAGGCACAAACGGCCCTGTCAAACGCTGGGGTATTCAGACACGTAAGGGAAAACACTCTGTCGGTGGAAAGAAACGCCACATTGGAAACCTTGGACCATGGACACCTCACCACGTAAGATGGCAGGTTCCACAGATGGGTCAGATGGGATACCAGCAGAGAACAGAATTCAACAAGCGTATCCTTAAATTGGGAACAGAACCGGAGTCAATTAATCCTGACGGCGGATTCCTCCACTACGGTCTCGTAAGAGGAAAGTACATCGCTATCAAGGGATCAGTACCCGGACCTGTCAAGCGTCTTGTAAGAATCAGACCTGCAATTCGTATCAGAGGCCATGTTGACCGTGTACCGTCAATCAGCTATGTCAGCACAATGAGCAAGCAGGGGTGA
- a CDS encoding F420-dependent methylenetetrahydromethanopterin dehydrogenase has protein sequence MVVKVGIAKLGNIASGVMAELLLDERADREDMETFMATSGTKLQENDIARVVDNMKAWAPDFCIVVSPNGVLPGPKGAREALAAAGIPCIVITDDITSKKDDFAALKESAFGYIIMKADSMIGARREFLDPKEMSDFNGNLVKVLALTGAFSKLQIALDEVIDQVKEGKKGADLVLPKIVMTSDKAVANEFTNPYAYAKGRAAYEIAQAVAGQNVKGCFMTKGHENYTPIVSSAHEMMRQAMLLCEEAREIEKAGDGVIRRPHKGDGTRVEKKELISKPW, from the coding sequence ATGGTAGTTAAAGTTGGAATCGCAAAACTCGGCAACATCGCAAGTGGTGTTATGGCTGAATTACTCCTTGATGAGCGTGCAGACCGTGAAGACATGGAAACATTCATGGCAACAAGCGGAACAAAACTTCAGGAAAACGACATTGCACGTGTTGTTGACAACATGAAGGCATGGGCACCTGACTTTTGTATTGTTGTGTCTCCAAACGGTGTTCTTCCCGGACCAAAGGGAGCACGTGAGGCACTTGCAGCAGCAGGCATTCCATGTATTGTAATTACAGACGATATCACATCAAAGAAAGATGACTTTGCAGCACTCAAGGAATCAGCATTTGGATACATCATCATGAAGGCAGACTCCATGATTGGTGCACGCCGTGAATTCCTTGACCCTAAGGAAATGTCAGACTTTAATGGAAACCTTGTAAAGGTTCTCGCACTCACAGGCGCATTCTCCAAACTCCAGATTGCACTTGATGAAGTAATTGACCAGGTAAAAGAAGGAAAGAAGGGTGCAGACCTTGTTCTTCCAAAGATCGTCATGACATCCGACAAAGCAGTTGCAAATGAGTTCACAAACCCATACGCATATGCAAAAGGACGTGCAGCATACGAGATTGCACAGGCAGTTGCAGGCCAGAATGTCAAGGGTTGTTTCATGACAAAGGGTCACGAAAACTACACACCTATCGTTTCATCCGCACACGAGATGATGCGCCAGGCAATGCTCCTCTGTGAAGAAGCACGTGAAATTGAGAAAGCAGGCGACGGTGTAATCAGAAGGCCACACAAGGGCGACGGAACACGCGTTGAGAAGAAAGAGCTTATCTCAAAGCCCTGGTAA
- the rpl4p gene encoding 50S ribosomal protein L4 — protein sequence MITQIRTIDGNVAGDIELPAVFEEAYRPDLIKNAVLALQSTRFQPHGTNAYAGLKTSAESWGSGRGVAQVPRIKNGSRVARIPQAVGGRAAHPPKVEKILVRKINKQEKRKAIRSAIAATTIEELVLARGHKFEGTIPFVFEDSFESLEQTKDIVEALKATGLYADVVRSRDSKKVRAGRGKLRGRRYKQRKSLLIVTGEKQLRAARNLAGVDSITVDELNAEHLAPGTQAGRLTVWTVSAINKLEEM from the coding sequence ATGATAACACAGATTAGAACAATAGACGGAAATGTTGCAGGAGATATTGAACTCCCGGCTGTATTCGAAGAAGCATACCGCCCTGACCTCATAAAAAATGCTGTACTGGCACTCCAGAGCACACGCTTCCAGCCACACGGAACAAACGCATACGCAGGACTCAAGACATCAGCTGAATCCTGGGGTAGCGGACGTGGTGTCGCACAGGTACCAAGAATCAAAAACGGTTCACGTGTAGCACGTATTCCACAGGCAGTAGGCGGACGTGCAGCTCATCCTCCAAAAGTAGAGAAAATCCTTGTCCGTAAAATAAACAAGCAGGAAAAAAGAAAGGCAATCAGGTCGGCTATCGCCGCAACCACAATCGAAGAGCTTGTTCTCGCACGCGGACACAAATTTGAAGGAACAATACCATTCGTCTTTGAAGACTCTTTTGAATCACTTGAACAGACAAAAGACATTGTCGAAGCTCTCAAAGCAACAGGACTTTACGCAGATGTCGTTCGTTCAAGAGACTCCAAGAAAGTTCGTGCAGGACGCGGAAAACTCCGTGGACGCCGTTACAAACAGCGCAAGAGTCTCTTAATTGTCACAGGAGAAAAACAGCTCCGTGCAGCAAGAAACCTTGCAGGTGTTGACTCAATAACAGTAGACGAACTTAATGCAGAACATCTTGCACCTGGAACACAGGCAGGACGTCTGACAGTATGGACTGTTTCAGCTATTAACAAACTGGAGGAGATGTAA
- a CDS encoding 30S ribosomal protein S17, producing MAKNTGLNVAIPEKECNDVNCPFHGTLPVRGQVITGKVVSDRMQGSIVVSRDYLHYVKKYKRYEKRSSKLHAHNPPCLGAKVGDVVKIAECRPISKTKKFVVVEVSEE from the coding sequence ATGGCTAAAAACACAGGGTTAAACGTCGCAATTCCGGAGAAGGAATGCAATGACGTAAACTGTCCATTTCACGGCACTTTGCCAGTACGCGGCCAGGTGATTACCGGTAAAGTCGTGAGTGACCGCATGCAGGGATCAATTGTAGTATCAAGAGATTACCTGCACTACGTGAAGAAATACAAGCGTTACGAAAAACGCTCATCAAAGCTTCACGCACACAACCCTCCATGTCTTGGCGCCAAAGTCGGCGATGTAGTAAAAATCGCTGAATGCAGGCCAATTTCCAAGACAAAGAAATTTGTTGTAGTAGAGGTGTCTGAGGAATGA
- a CDS encoding ZIP family metal transporter: MFEYFQGLGPVQQALLAGLFTWGMTAAGAAVVFLFTGFNRKFMDIMLGFAAGIMLAASIWSLIIPAIKLSGDWGYLNWFPASAGFLLGAVFIAGLDRTLPHLHIGSPYENAEGIKTSWRRSTLLVLAITLHNIPEGLAIGVSFGAAASGHPEATIAAAISLALGIGIQNLPEGIAISMPLHSEGTSAAKSFWYGQLSAVVEPVAAVLGAAAVVFVMPVLPYALSFAAGAMIYVVIEEVIPESQLNGNTDLATFGAISGFLVMMILDVALG, encoded by the coding sequence ATGTTTGAGTATTTCCAGGGACTTGGCCCTGTGCAGCAGGCCCTTCTTGCAGGGCTTTTTACATGGGGAATGACTGCAGCCGGAGCGGCAGTAGTGTTTCTGTTCACCGGTTTTAACAGAAAGTTTATGGATATCATGCTCGGTTTTGCTGCAGGAATAATGCTCGCGGCAAGCATCTGGTCACTGATAATTCCCGCAATAAAATTATCGGGGGACTGGGGATATCTTAACTGGTTTCCTGCATCAGCAGGATTTCTTCTCGGAGCAGTATTCATTGCCGGACTCGACAGGACACTCCCACACCTGCACATAGGCTCCCCCTACGAAAATGCTGAAGGGATTAAGACATCATGGCGGAGAAGTACACTGCTGGTGCTTGCCATAACCCTCCACAATATACCAGAAGGCCTTGCTATCGGTGTTTCTTTCGGAGCAGCCGCATCCGGACATCCGGAGGCTACTATTGCTGCTGCCATCTCACTGGCTCTTGGGATAGGGATCCAGAATTTACCGGAGGGAATTGCTATCTCCATGCCACTCCATAGTGAAGGCACAAGTGCAGCGAAGAGCTTTTGGTACGGCCAGCTGTCAGCAGTTGTCGAACCGGTTGCAGCTGTCCTGGGTGCTGCTGCGGTTGTCTTTGTAATGCCAGTCCTCCCCTATGCCCTTTCCTTTGCGGCAGGTGCAATGATCTATGTCGTTATCGAAGAAGTAATTCCGGAGTCACAGCTTAACGGAAATACAGACCTGGCAACTTTCGGGGCAATATCAGGTTTTCTTGTTATGATGATTCTGGATGTGGCCCTTGGATAA
- the rpl14p gene encoding 50S ribosomal protein L14, which yields MKAIQSKIPRAISTGSKLTCADNTGSRQVQIVSVDKYHGVRRRQPKLGLGDMATVSVKKGTPEMRRKLEKAVVIRQKKEIRRVNGLRLTFEDNAMVITNERGEPKGTEIKGPVAREVAERFPKIGSMATIIV from the coding sequence ATGAAAGCAATTCAGTCTAAAATTCCAAGGGCAATTTCAACAGGTTCAAAATTAACCTGTGCAGACAACACCGGTTCACGTCAGGTACAGATTGTATCTGTCGACAAGTACCATGGTGTCCGCAGACGTCAGCCAAAACTTGGTCTTGGCGACATGGCAACAGTTTCTGTAAAGAAGGGTACTCCTGAAATGCGCCGCAAGCTTGAAAAAGCAGTCGTAATCAGGCAGAAAAAAGAAATTAGAAGAGTGAACGGACTTCGTCTGACTTTCGAGGACAATGCAATGGTCATCACAAACGAACGTGGTGAACCAAAAGGCACAGAAATCAAAGGCCCTGTGGCCCGTGAAGTTGCCGAGCGTTTTCCAAAGATTGGTTCAATGGCGACAATCATCGTGTGA
- a CDS encoding 30S ribosomal protein S3, with the protein MAVEKRFVEDGVRGARVEQYLSKELKRAGYGGMEIVRTPLGTQITIFAEKPGIVIGKGGKVVRELTATLQNEYNIESPQIEVQQVENPAFNAQIMAERLANSLERGWYFRKAGSSILRRVMESGALGCQVVMSGKLTGARSRVQKFSEGYVKFAGEPSLTIVEHGYAIAVKKLGTIGCTVRIVPPGAQLPDHFEILEAEPVKEPVETKPVEEEIEDIPAEEVIGKEIDEEMEAAEDVPAEEDF; encoded by the coding sequence TTGGCAGTAGAGAAAAGATTTGTTGAGGACGGTGTTCGCGGAGCACGCGTTGAGCAGTACCTCTCAAAAGAACTCAAGAGAGCCGGATACGGCGGAATGGAAATTGTTCGTACTCCCCTTGGGACACAGATCACAATCTTCGCTGAGAAACCTGGTATTGTAATCGGAAAGGGCGGAAAAGTTGTACGTGAACTTACAGCAACACTCCAGAACGAATACAATATCGAATCACCACAGATTGAAGTCCAGCAGGTAGAAAATCCGGCATTCAATGCACAGATCATGGCAGAACGCCTTGCAAATTCACTTGAACGCGGATGGTACTTCCGTAAGGCAGGATCCAGCATCCTTCGCCGAGTCATGGAATCAGGCGCACTTGGCTGTCAGGTTGTAATGTCAGGAAAACTTACAGGTGCACGTTCACGTGTTCAGAAGTTCTCAGAAGGATACGTCAAATTTGCAGGCGAACCAAGTCTGACAATTGTTGAACACGGATATGCAATCGCAGTCAAAAAACTCGGAACTATCGGATGTACCGTAAGAATCGTTCCTCCTGGTGCACAACTTCCAGATCACTTTGAAATTCTCGAAGCAGAACCTGTTAAGGAACCCGTTGAAACCAAACCTGTAGAAGAGGAAATCGAAGATATTCCTGCAGAAGAGGTCATCGGAAAAGAGATTGACGAAGAGATGGAAGCCGCAGAGGACGTACCCGCAGAGGAGGATTTCTGA
- a CDS encoding 30S ribosomal protein S4e has product MSNHIKRLNAPTGWRIAKKQNVFITKTAPGPHNKNAMPMVVWLRDHTGLALNMKEVKKILSSRSIIVNGKVCTDPKMGLGVFDIVAIPKMEKYFRILRNKKGDYVSVDISEEDAKTRLCKIADKTIVKGGKIQLNLRYGANILVDSQEYKPKDSVVLNIAEGDGHFTVVDHFPFAEGNVAMIIGGRHSGKVGKITKINVIPGSISNRIYLVEEKSGEEFDTVEDYTFMVGKSESVIKEWGIEE; this is encoded by the coding sequence ATGTCAAACCATATTAAGAGACTTAATGCGCCAACAGGATGGCGTATTGCAAAAAAGCAAAACGTATTCATTACAAAGACCGCTCCAGGTCCACATAACAAGAATGCAATGCCAATGGTTGTCTGGTTAAGAGATCACACCGGACTTGCCCTCAACATGAAAGAGGTCAAAAAGATCCTTAGCTCAAGATCAATTATTGTAAACGGCAAGGTATGCACTGATCCTAAAATGGGATTGGGAGTTTTTGATATCGTTGCAATTCCAAAGATGGAGAAATACTTCAGAATTCTCCGCAACAAGAAGGGCGACTATGTCTCAGTGGACATCTCAGAAGAAGATGCAAAAACACGCCTTTGCAAAATTGCCGACAAGACAATTGTAAAGGGTGGAAAGATCCAGCTCAATCTCCGCTACGGTGCAAACATTCTCGTTGATTCACAGGAATACAAGCCTAAAGATTCAGTTGTTCTGAATATTGCAGAAGGCGACGGACACTTTACAGTAGTGGACCACTTCCCATTTGCAGAAGGAAATGTTGCAATGATCATTGGTGGACGCCACTCAGGAAAGGTTGGCAAAATTACAAAGATCAATGTAATTCCCGGAAGCATCTCCAACAGGATTTATCTTGTAGAAGAAAAGAGTGGCGAAGAATTCGACACTGTTGAAGATTATACCTTCATGGTTGGAAAATCAGAGTCCGTAATCAAGGAATGGGGGATTGAAGAGTAA
- a CDS encoding ribonuclease P protein component 1, with protein MITPQNVCRHELIGLEIYISNSTNPSQIGITGIIVDESKNLLTIHSGNGLKKVQKTGLKIDLHLPDETRLRVDGSVLVMQPEKRISMRIKNLR; from the coding sequence TTGATCACACCTCAGAATGTATGCAGACATGAATTAATCGGTCTGGAGATATATATCTCCAATTCAACCAATCCTTCGCAGATTGGAATAACCGGTATAATTGTTGATGAAAGCAAAAATCTGCTGACAATACATTCTGGGAACGGCCTCAAAAAAGTGCAGAAAACAGGCTTAAAAATTGACCTTCATCTTCCAGATGAGACCCGTCTAAGGGTTGATGGATCAGTGTTGGTTATGCAGCCTGAAAAAAGAATCAGCATGCGAATCAAAAATCTGAGGTAA
- a CDS encoding Tfx family DNA-binding protein, whose translation MKDSLLTDRQKEVLRYRKHGYTQQQIADIIKTSKANVCTIEKAAMENIKKAKETIEFLYTLDATHLCTISAGSDFIEAAKDIFKEAEVEGIKVRYDTISLINRMRDSNPERFRARYIKDDIDVYINKEGDIYFN comes from the coding sequence ATGAAAGATAGTCTACTTACTGACCGCCAAAAAGAAGTGCTCAGGTACCGTAAACATGGTTATACCCAGCAGCAGATTGCAGACATCATAAAAACTTCCAAAGCAAATGTGTGCACGATTGAGAAAGCAGCGATGGAAAACATCAAAAAAGCAAAAGAAACAATCGAATTCCTATATACCCTCGATGCCACCCATTTATGCACCATAAGCGCAGGTTCTGATTTTATTGAGGCAGCCAAGGATATCTTCAAAGAAGCTGAAGTTGAGGGTATAAAAGTACGATACGACACAATATCTCTCATTAACCGTATGCGCGACTCAAATCCGGAACGCTTCCGGGCAAGATACATAAAAGACGACATTGATGTATACATCAATAAAGAAGGCGACATATATTTCAATTAA
- a CDS encoding 50S ribosomal protein L2 produces MGKRIISQNRGRGGPVYRAPSHKYKASLKHPGNISTTVRGEIIDIEHDPARHAPIAKVVLAEGEKIFMLVTEGMGVGDNVAWGPEAEVKNGNTLKLIDIPVGAYVCNVEARPNDGGKFIRSSGVQSQVIGKSDDGRVGIKMPSGKHKWFHGDCRATVGIVAGGGRSEKPFVKAGKKFHKMKSQAAKWPRVKGVCMNVIDHPFGGGGHQHCGRPKTVSRGTSPGRKVGHIAAKRTGRK; encoded by the coding sequence ATGGGAAAACGCATTATCTCGCAAAACCGTGGTCGTGGAGGTCCTGTATACCGTGCACCGTCACATAAATACAAGGCTTCACTCAAGCACCCCGGTAACATATCAACAACCGTACGCGGAGAAATTATTGATATTGAACATGACCCTGCACGTCACGCACCTATTGCAAAGGTTGTCCTCGCAGAAGGTGAGAAGATTTTCATGCTCGTTACAGAAGGCATGGGAGTTGGCGACAATGTTGCATGGGGACCTGAAGCAGAAGTCAAAAACGGGAACACTCTGAAACTTATCGACATTCCTGTCGGTGCATATGTATGCAATGTTGAGGCAAGACCCAACGATGGCGGTAAATTCATCCGTTCAAGCGGAGTTCAGTCCCAGGTTATCGGTAAATCCGATGACGGACGCGTCGGAATAAAAATGCCAAGCGGCAAACACAAGTGGTTCCACGGGGACTGCCGTGCAACCGTTGGTATTGTAGCCGGCGGAGGACGCAGTGAAAAACCGTTTGTAAAAGCAGGAAAGAAATTCCACAAGATGAAGTCACAGGCAGCAAAATGGCCTCGTGTCAAAGGTGTCTGTATGAACGTAATCGACCACCCGTTCGGTGGCGGTGGACATCAGCACTGTGGACGTCCAAAGACAGTATCACGTGGTACATCACCAGGTAGAAAAGTCGGACATATCGCTGCAAAGAGGACAGGCAGGAAATAA
- a CDS encoding 30S ribosomal protein S19, with the protein MAKKTQKRLPRRKEEFTYHGFKIEELQQMSLSELLPIMPSRARRKYNRGLSEGHEKVLAEVREGKERIRTHIRDLVIMPDMIGKTIEVYNGKEFTKVEIQPEAVFMYLGEFALTRKRVSHGSAGIGATRSSKFVPLK; encoded by the coding sequence ATGGCAAAGAAAACGCAGAAGAGATTGCCGAGGCGAAAAGAGGAATTTACCTACCACGGCTTTAAAATTGAAGAACTTCAGCAAATGAGTCTGAGCGAGCTTCTCCCTATCATGCCGTCAAGGGCACGCCGCAAATACAACCGCGGTCTGTCAGAAGGACATGAGAAGGTTCTTGCTGAAGTCAGAGAAGGCAAAGAGCGTATCAGAACCCACATTCGTGATCTGGTAATCATGCCCGATATGATTGGAAAGACAATCGAAGTGTACAACGGTAAGGAATTTACCAAAGTAGAAATTCAGCCTGAAGCTGTATTCATGTATCTTGGTGAATTCGCACTTACAAGAAAACGTGTCTCACACGGTAGTGCTGGTATCGGTGCAACAAGATCCAGTAAATTCGTCCCACTGAAGTGA
- the rplX gene encoding 50S ribosomal protein L24: MVRIASSQPRKQRKARYNAPAHMRGKFLNASLSKELKEKYGKCSFRVVEGDTVKVLRGDFKGEEAVVDSVNTEAGTVLVHGVSVTKVDGTEVPRPVYASNVQIVKLNLNDKLREGRLEGKN, encoded by the coding sequence ATGGTAAGAATTGCAAGCAGTCAGCCAAGAAAACAGCGTAAAGCACGCTACAATGCACCTGCACACATGCGTGGAAAATTCCTTAACGCAAGCCTTTCAAAAGAACTCAAAGAAAAATATGGCAAGTGTTCATTCCGCGTAGTTGAGGGTGACACCGTAAAGGTTCTCCGTGGAGATTTCAAAGGCGAAGAAGCAGTTGTTGACTCAGTCAACACAGAAGCAGGTACAGTTCTGGTTCACGGAGTTTCCGTAACAAAAGTTGACGGAACCGAAGTGCCAAGACCTGTATATGCATCAAATGTGCAGATTGTAAAACTCAATCTGAACGACAAACTTCGTGAAGGAAGACTGGAGGGTAAGAACTAA
- the rpmC gene encoding 50S ribosomal protein L29: MAIFRASEVAQFSDVELSEQLDKLELELVQDLGKVSAGGAPENPGRIHEIKRTIARIKTEQNKRRKEA, translated from the coding sequence ATGGCTATCTTTCGTGCATCAGAAGTTGCACAGTTCAGTGATGTCGAATTGTCAGAACAGCTTGACAAGCTTGAACTTGAACTTGTTCAGGATCTTGGAAAGGTAAGCGCAGGTGGAGCACCGGAGAACCCCGGCCGCATTCACGAAATCAAGCGCACCATTGCAAGAATCAAAACTGAGCAGAACAAACGGAGAAAAGAGGCTTGA
- a CDS encoding 50S ribosomal protein L5, translated as MNPMQNLHIDKIVVHMAVGEAGEKLVKAETILKEITGQQSVRTIAKRTQPAFGIRKGQPIGCKVYLRGEKAEEFVRTSLEIIEKKLFASQFDKSGNISYGIEEHTDFPTQNYDPMIGIYGMDVNVILEKKGVRIARRSIQTKKLPEKQRVTSEEAIKFMEEEFGVEVQ; from the coding sequence ATGAACCCAATGCAGAATCTGCACATTGACAAGATCGTTGTCCACATGGCAGTAGGCGAAGCCGGTGAAAAACTGGTTAAAGCTGAAACAATCCTGAAAGAAATTACAGGCCAGCAGTCAGTAAGGACAATTGCAAAACGCACCCAGCCGGCATTTGGTATCAGAAAAGGCCAGCCAATCGGTTGCAAAGTCTATCTCAGAGGAGAAAAGGCTGAGGAATTTGTCCGTACATCACTCGAAATCATCGAGAAAAAACTCTTTGCAAGCCAGTTTGACAAATCAGGAAATATTTCTTACGGTATTGAAGAACACACAGATTTCCCAACCCAGAATTACGATCCAATGATCGGTATCTATGGTATGGATGTAAACGTCATCCTTGAGAAGAAAGGTGTTCGTATCGCAAGAAGAAGCATTCAGACAAAAAAACTTCCTGAGAAGCAGAGAGTGACAAGCGAAGAAGCAATCAAATTCATGGAAGAAGAATTTGGTGTCGAGGTGCAGTAA
- a CDS encoding 50S ribosomal protein L23 yields MIIKNPYVSEKASMDLEYKGKLQFIVDRAATKKQIAKEIERMFDKEVVSVKTLMTMKGQKKAMVTFADEKAGEEILSRLGVM; encoded by the coding sequence ATGATAATCAAGAACCCATATGTTTCAGAAAAGGCATCAATGGACCTTGAGTACAAAGGAAAACTCCAGTTCATAGTAGATCGCGCAGCAACAAAGAAACAGATTGCAAAAGAGATCGAGAGGATGTTCGACAAGGAAGTTGTCTCTGTAAAGACCCTCATGACAATGAAAGGTCAGAAAAAGGCAATGGTCACATTCGCTGACGAAAAAGCAGGCGAAGAGATCCTCAGCAGACTCGGAGTAATGTGA
- a CDS encoding 50S ribosomal protein L22 produces the protein MARTNYSLKMEAEQIARAKANELPISPKHAIEITRFIKGKTTKEAIAYLEDVVALKKAIPFKRFNRNVAHKRGLDKWDAGRYPVKASSEFLKVLRSVEKNAEYIGLDTEKLEIFFATSNRGRRQRGIFPRAMGRATAKFAESANVEIMVREVE, from the coding sequence ATGGCAAGAACAAACTATTCACTTAAGATGGAAGCCGAACAGATTGCCCGTGCAAAGGCTAACGAACTTCCAATCTCTCCAAAGCATGCCATTGAGATCACAAGATTCATCAAAGGCAAGACAACAAAGGAAGCAATTGCATACCTCGAAGATGTTGTGGCCCTCAAGAAGGCAATTCCATTCAAGAGATTCAACAGAAATGTTGCACACAAAAGAGGTCTTGACAAATGGGACGCTGGAAGATACCCTGTCAAAGCATCATCCGAATTCCTCAAAGTTCTCAGATCAGTTGAGAAAAATGCGGAATACATCGGTCTTGATACTGAGAAACTTGAGATCTTCTTCGCAACATCCAACAGAGGAAGAAGACAGCGCGGAATCTTCCCGCGTGCAATGGGAAGGGCTACAGCGAAATTCGCAGAGTCCGCAAATGTCGAAATTATGGTCAGAGAGGTGGAGTAA